aaactccgcagaaccgagtccatcatgcgctcgaatgtggccggcgcattgcagaggctggagggcatgacattgaactcatatagcccgtccggtgtcacgaaggctgtttttggaggatcaccatctgctaagggcacctgccaataccccgaacgcaaatctaacgacgaaaaaaacttggcaccttgtaagcaatcaagggcatcatcaatcctgggcaaagggtatacgtctttgcgagtgatttTATTTAAgtgcctgtaatcaacgcagaagcgaattgtaccatccttgTTCTTAACAAGAaggacaggtgatgcccatggactttagGAAGGTcagataacgtcgcgcttgagcatatcgtcaacctgttcggtgataacctgacattccgtggcggaaacacggtatggtcgctgtcgtactggcgcgttggaacctgtgtcgatgcagtgaaaaaactgggagttcggcctagggtaggttgagcaacgtgaAAGGATTCatgaaactggtagagcagctgaagaagcTCGGAGCATTCAGATGGCGATAGTtcgtcggcaatcgatgaatcgaaaagcttggagggtggtatattggaagggttgagggcactgatggcgtcgtatTCACcagaacaatctggcggcatggtaaaaatttgttccttatcaatggcatgcacgtgtccaagaaattcaccttgaaacagttcgacgggatacggaaggggattgatgaggcaaagaacactgtttccttcagaaataaaaaaggttgaataaggcagaagaaatAATCTTGACtaagaaagaggcttgatggttcaAAGAATGCAATTTCATCCCTAATGCCActgaacacggggagcaacacagctgctgtcggaggaatttcagtgccttctttgacgacgagtttgtgtacggtgGGCTGAATgaggctggttggttggtcgtaaaaagggaaaagttcaagctccaatcttgcacaatcaataacggcatggttacgcgataaaaaatcccatataagtatgatgtcgtgtgagcatgacgaaaggacaataaactcaacagtgtagtgatCCTTCGcaatcatcagtcggacagtataggcggctacaggctgaaccgggtccccattcgctgtttgcaaggacatcatattaagaggcgtcgtcacttttcggagcttgcggcaaagtttagcgtctatcacggatgcggcagcaccagtatccactagagcatatgctcgagtaccttctacaaaaacttcgacaatattcgatggcaatgtctaaggacttgagcatttcgacagcgcagttcttgactcctgaactgcggcggttagtttccctcgtgttcaggagctggcgacgacgcatgggtgacagggagcgacgacggggtgaaggtgagcgaccagacatagtacacAGACACTCCCGTGaagctggctaacctccctgtccttcctctttcaatcctcctccttcacgtgaagacgagcttgactgaggatcAGAATTTTCCAGACAAGATGGAGGAAAGTCCAttaagctgttctgtgtccggatgtctgtgtatcccggcacgcgacgacggcagtaatgAGTAATAAGGCCAGGGCACCCGCACGCAAAATAGATAGGCCAGTTATCGCGCGTTCTCTAAGTGTTGGCATTGAGGGGAGCAGCCCATGCGGCAGACAggtgagttgaggctgtggtggCGATGGGAgaaacccaggcggtggacggctgagtcggggctgaggtatacggcagtccctggaacggcagggggtggtgtggctgctgccgctttagtgcctcagcataagtaagaggcgcggtgacggggggctgctgcaagggcaccggcatagcctcggaaatctgctcttGGACCACacgtcggagcatgggagccaatggtggtgggtgtcgcagtggctgttgctgcgaaagctcctggcgttgagcaaaaggcagtagagaaagctgccgagccacttcctctcgcacgaagtctttcatttgtgcgagaaggtttgtctggtcagtcataaCGTCCAGTGCGGTCAGTGGTTgcattgtctggaatgagcgtcgcgtccgagCTCGTTGCCTCcccaattcatcatagctttggcacaaagtcactacttctgccacagtacTAGGAGATtacgcgagaagcatctggaaaacgtcatcgtcgacgcccttcataatgtgctgtgtcttcgcactctcgctcacgGAAGCATCGACGTGCCAGCAGAGATCGATCACATTTTccatatatgatgtgaaagtttcacctggctcctgtgccccTGTGCGCAGACGTTCTTCgacgcgtagcttccgtaaggcagggcgACCAAAAACGAAACATGTCGCTTCCTTGAAGGCAGACCAATTCGCGAACTCTGTTTCGTGGTttgtataccacagcttggccacgtcggtgagataaaaattcaCAGTGgccaacttagcagcgtcatcctacctgttgggtccactgactttctcgtatgacgacagccagtcctcgacgtcctggtcttcggtgcccgcTAAGATcagggggtctcgctgatgaaccgggccggggcaagtagcggccgcgagaggtactgtttgttgggcagcgtcaacttgcatggccgatggcagggtgcgggatcgaagttccaggttgtaggcgatgtggttaccccgcacgatccaccaaatgtaaaaaggtttattgggcgaaccaaacgggcaggtggaagattcgagatagaGACAGGAAGAGGAAGATAGAGGATCTCGAGTACCGATGTCATGGGGCCTTACTccgcgatgatgcttgttgttcccttttgttgtcatcatttcttcattataaaagtaaataaatatcaaCCACGTACCAAACGCGAAAGCATTTATGTTGCCagtttgtttacatcgatcttctaGTTAGGCCTAGAGACGTTCGAAGTGGGAAGCTATCTAAAAAATTACACTAGCTTATCCGTAAtgctcggtcatcgaagctaacgaGGGCAAGCGAAGCCATTTAAACAGTCTTTTGATGCGATcgaagtgaatctttcaacaactacgccaaaatcacttcgaagtggGCATCCGCATGCAATGCCATGTTTTTTGTACACTACGCAAACACGGTAACGTTTAATCTGAAAAATAGTGCACATTTGGTAAGCGGTATGGGTAACGTATGTATCTGCGTATGTGCACTTCGATCCCATTATCACGGTAAGCCCACTATCTCGCTAAGCCCGGCAGTAGTGATCCAGCTGCGCCGTTTGCGCCAATTTGCTACAATTATACCTTCCTGCGCCTTACTGCGcaagtgttgttttgtttgcgcCAAATGCACCAAATTGCACGAAAGAACCCGACTTTAGCGGATGTTCATTTTGCAGTTGGCAACAAGTGAATTCTTTTCTAGGTTGGCAATTGTTTATCATGTGCTTTGCAGCTTTGGTATTCGTCGGTGTCGTTCGGGTGTTTTCTGTAGGTTTTCGCGCTCATGCACAGCACGTCGTGTCGTTGCATGTGCGCCATGTGCTTGTGAACAACCATTCAGCGAATGTTTGTCATCCCCCCGCTGTTGAAATGGACAAAAGTAAGtcgctttctttttaaattttgtggCATTTCTTAATAGCGCCCGTGAAATACTTTAGTGAATGCTTAGGCGATCGCGTAGCGCTGCTGGCATTTATTACCGGCCGCACTTTGCTATTGAATCAGTACAGAAGTTGCAACTTGCCTATAGTTCTTCCGATTTCTCGCTACTGATTGTTTTTGTGTTCGGAGTGTCCGAGCGCTGTACGTAGGCTTAGGAAGGTGCGCCGTGCCTTGTTTCGTGGGGCGGAATATCCGCATTTGAAACGCGCAATCGCTCGTACGGCGTGCAGCAGTTACACCTCCTACATGCTACCGTTCGGAACATATAATAGTGCGAAACGAACGAGCGAGTGACGCGGAATACACTACGAATTTCTGCAGGCGGGTCGCTTTTGTTGACGTTAGCAGATCGCTAGATGGGCCGTATGTGCTGCCGGCGCGTCACGGATCGGGCGCCCCACCGTGCGAGCTGCTTGTAGAATAGTCGGAAAAGAGTGATTGAGCGTCGACCATGTCAACACAAGCAAGTCAATAAGCACCGTAATGTTACCGCATTAGCGGCCGCCGATCGTTGGGAATACGCTATTCGTGACGTGCCGTTCCCAATCAGCTTTTTTAAATACTTAATTTAAGGAAAACATTGCTGTCGATTTCTGCTCTGGTCATCGCGCGCCGCGCCGGAAGGAAGCAAACCTCCAACATACATTAGCGCCTTATGCCGCCTTGCCAGCTGGGGCAATGCGTTTGTCTGTGGCCGTCAGACCCACGCGTCATCCGCATGGCAATTTCCTGTAAGTTGGTCGCGAGTTTTAGGTGTAAATGGTCGACAAACTGGCATCCCGATTCGCGCCATTTGTCGAGGCTGTACCCAAAATGCTTGCGCAAATATTTGGTGTTGGCGCCTTAGAGTTGGTATTTAGATCTTCCAATGAAGTAAGGTTGGCATTATGTTACGGGCTACCCTAAAAATAAATCTAGTAGTTACGTGCTCTTTTTACTAGCGTGCCTTGGTCGTGGGAAAATTTACAAGAGTGGaaccttgggctagttggtgcgtagtcacaTTTGCAAGTTTTTTATACTGACGCATTGACTAGGCTtgtattttgtcatgtttttaatCATCCTTTTTTGGgcatatatattcttgccactctgtgataTAAAGTTAGaagtcagtgctctttctgtctaccctgttgcTTTTACCTATATtcacgctctgaaaaaaaaacttgggaaagTTTACTGTCATAAAGTTCGTTTCGCTCATGTTTTCAGATCGCAACACCAAGTTCAACGCCTCTGTACTCAACGAGGTGGACTCCAATAATGATCCGATCAGTCGGTGGTGCAAGAGTGGAACCCGAAATACAGATGCATTTTGTATTCTTTTCAACTGCACCATTTCTTGCGCACAGCATGGAGCGGCAGCAGTGAAGCGTCATGCTGGGATGAAGAAACATATTGATGCAGCTGCTAGACACGGAGACAAGGACAGGAATCTTCCTCCACCCAAATTGGTGCAAGGCACACTGGACTTCTCCAACGGGTCTGCTAATACATCACTTGAGCACCAAGTCAGCAAGGCAGAAACTACTTTTGCTTTGTCTGTTGTGGCCAAGGGAATTCCTTTTTCATGGGGAGACACGGCAACTTCGATTTATCGCTGCATGCTCCCCGACAGTGACATTGCCAAAAAGTTTAGCTGCGGCAGAATAAAGTTGGCCCGCATTGTATCAGATGGACTGGGTCCCTACTTTAAAGGACAAGTGGTGACTGAGCTGTGCCAGCCAAATGTCTATTTTTCCATTATGATTGATGAGACGCCAAAGCCAGAGCTAAGGGTGCAGCAACTAGATGTGCTGGTACGCTATTTTTCCAGCAGCCAACAGGAAGTTGTTGTTGAACATGTCCAGTCATTTGACCTTGGGCGTGCAACCGCTGAAATAATTGTTGGCTGCATAGAAGAAGCAATAGCAGATCTTCCAAAGCAAGGACTTGTTTGCTTTTTCAGTGATGGCCCTAATGTTATGAAGAGCGTAAGAAACAAGCTTCAGAAGCATGTGGCACCAAGTTTGATTGATATTGGCAACTGCAATCTTTATAAGGTTCATAATGCATTTGGCAGAGGCCTGGATGCATTTGGCTTAGATGTAGAAGAAGTAGTGAGAAATATTTACTACTACTTCAAAGGTGCTGTCCGCGCTGAAGCACTCAGAGAATGCCAGGATACTTTGGGAATCTCTTGTCATGTATTTCTGCGCCACGTTTCTAATCGCTGGCTGACGGTACAAGACTAATTTTGCCGAGTTGAGGAACAGTTTGAAGCGCTTCGCACCTATTTTTTTAAGGGCAATTCATCTCGTCAACGACCTGACACCCAAAGCCTACACAACAAGCTTGTGTCGGCATTTTCTGAGAAACAACTTTTGGCCAAAGTGTTGTTCCTTAAGAACTGTGCGCAGCTTTTCAGTGGATTTCAGCTGCTCTTCCAAAAGCAAGAGCCGCTCTTGCACATACTTCACGTTGAACTTATTGTTCTAGTCCAACGAGTCCTCAGTCGGTTTCTTCGTCATGAAGCCTTTGCAGACAAGAGCGCTGAGCAACTGAAAAGGCTAGATGTGATGGATGCATCCCTTTGGAAATCGAGGCCGGAAGTTGGTACAGATACTGAAAAATCAATGCTTGAGTGGGACTCTAGTGAGAAGAAGCGGTTTTATCTTGGAGCATGTGCTTTTTACTTGGCCTGTGACAAGGATCTTCTTCAGAAGCTTCCACTCGACAATAGAGTTCTTCAATCTGCTAGCCTCCTCAATTGGCAGTCAACAAATGTTGAATCGGAAGTGCGAGCACTGAAGTACCTTGTGTCTCAGCTTCCACAGGTAATCAAACATGAAGAAGTTTCCTCAGCCATCGATGAGTGGCATATGTTAAAGTGTGACTCCAACAGTGACCTCCTGGCACTTGGAGGTGAAAGAATTGATGTTAGTTGGGGCAAAATATTTGAACTGAAGTCTCCTGGAGGTCAACCAAAGCATCCATTATTGTCGAGGCTTGTCAAGTGTCTGCTGTGCCTGCCTCATGGCAACGCAGACTGCGAACGAGGATTTAGCGAAAATAAGCGCTTTTATGAGAACCGCTACTCATTATGCATTGCAAGCATTAACGGGTTGCGCCAGACAAAGACATACCTCCGCAGGTATGATGGAGATGCCACTAAAGTTCCCTTGTCTACAGAGCTTCTGCAAAGTGTAAGGAGATCTGGAGCCCGATACACAGAGAGAACTGCAAGTGCACAGCAGTCAGAAAAGCAGGAAAAGGCTTGGAGACCAAGACACTGGTGCTGATGTCGACGAAAAGCGACTTCGTAAGAACTTGAAAGAAAAGGTCACATCAAGTAGGGCATTGCTGaaacgagcagaagacataatttCTTCTGGTCTGCGTTCTAAGAGCCTGGAACAAGT
The nucleotide sequence above comes from Rhipicephalus microplus isolate Deutch F79 chromosome 2, USDA_Rmic, whole genome shotgun sequence. Encoded proteins:
- the LOC119185078 gene encoding uncharacterized protein LOC119185078 isoform X1; translated protein: MCFAALVFVGVVRVFSVGFRAHAQHVVSLHVRHVLVNNHSANVCHPPAVEMDKNRNTKFNASVLNEVDSNNDPISRWCKSGTRNTDAFCILFNCTISCAQHGAAAVKRHAGMKKHIDAAARHGDKDRNLPPPKLVQGTLDFSNGSANTSLEHQVSKAETTFALSVVAKGIPFSWGDTATSIYRCMLPDSDIAKKFSCGRIKLARIVSDGLGPYFKGQVVTELCQPNVYFSIMIDETPKPELRVQQLDVLVRYFSSSQQEVVVEHVQSFDLGRATAEIIVGCIEEAIADLPKQGLVCFFSDGPNVMKSVRNKLQKHVAPSLIDIGNCNLYKVHNAFGRGLDAFGLDVEEVVRNIYYYFKGAVRAEALRECQDTLGISCHVFLRHVSNRWLTVQD